The following nucleotide sequence is from Labilithrix sp..
AGCCGGACTACTGGACCGACGCGATGACGTACACGACGGTGAGCGTCCTCGAGGAGTTCGGCACCGGACACCTCGCCGAGCCGTGGCCCACCGGCTGGGGTGAGGTCTCGGTCGTGGAGAAGGTCGTCGGCTACAAGAAGATCAAGTTCTACACGCACGAGAACGCGGGCTACGGCGACGTGCGTCTCCCCGAGATGCAGATGCACACGACCGCGTTCTGGCTCACCGTGCCGGAGGAGGTCTGCGCCTCGATCCCGCAAGGCCGCGCCGCGGCGATCGACGGCCTCCGCGGCATCGGCGTCGCGCTCGAGACCGTCGCCACGCTCGCGCTGATGTGCGATCCGCGCGACCTCGGCACGACGATGGGCGACAGCTCGCTCGACGGGCAGACGACGGTGACGGAGGACGGCGAGGTCGTGGCGGTCCCGCGCCGCGTCCGCGGCGGCCCCGCCCCGGGCTACGACCCGACCCTCTTCTTGTACGAGCACACGCCCGGCGGCATCGGGCTCTCCGAGCGCATCTTCGCCCAGCGCGACCTCCTGCTCGCGCGCGCGCTCCGCCTCGTGCAGGGTTGCCCGTGCGCGAGCGGCTGCCCCGCCTGCGTCGGCCCCGCGGGCGAAGATCGCAAGCGCATCGCCGTCACCCTCATGCAACGCGCGCTCGGCAACATGCGCGCGCTCGCCGTCTAGCCCGGCGGCGCGAGGCCACGTAGTCTTCGGGCGTGGCTCGTGTTCGCGCTTGGCTTCTTGGGGTGGCGCTCGGTCCGGTCGCGCTCGGCGTCTTCGGGGCGTGCTTGCCGGGCGCGGGGCCGGGGCTCGCGCTCGACGACGCGGCGGCGCCCGACTTTCAGCTCGGCGGGGACGGCGGCGCCGTGCGCGTCGACGCGGACCTCGGCGATCCGTTCGCGATCGTCGGGCTCACGCCGTCGCATGGGCCCTTCACCGGCGGGACGCGGACGCGCATCGACGGGCGCGGCTTCTCCTCGAAGCTGCGCGTGTTCGTTCGCGAGCGCGAGGTGCCGAGCGAGAGCGTCCTCGCGAGCGATCCGACGCGCGCGGCGATCGACACGCCGCCGGGCGAGCCGGGGTTCGCGGAGGTAAAGGTCCGCGACGACAAGACCGGGATGGAGCGCGTCCTCGCGAACGGGTTCTTCTACGACCCCGTCGTGATCTCGCCGTCCTCCGGCGCGACGAGCGGCGGGACGCGCATCGCGCTCGAAGGCAGCGGGACGAGCTGGGTCGCCGGGACCACCGTCAGCATCGGCGGCGCGGCGTGCTCCGACGTCGTCGTGAGGTCCGCGACGCGGCTCGAGTGCGTCACGCCGGCGGGCGCGCCCGGGGCGAAGGACCTCGTCGTCACCGTGCCCGGCGCATCGCCGGTCCAGGTGCGCGACGCCTTCACCTACTCCGACTCGGTCGACGGCTTCCGCGGCGGCCTCTCCGGCGGCGCGCTCGCGGGGCGGATCAAGGTGATCGCGTTCGATCAGCTCCTCGGCATCCCGCTGCCGGGGGCGCACGTGATCGTCGGCGACGACCTCGCGTCGCGGAGGCGCACGGCGGAGAGCGGCGTCGTCGAGATCCCCGACATCACGACGGACAAGGTCACGATCACGGTGGCGGCGAAGTGCCATGCGCCGATCACGTACGTCGACGTGCCGGTCGACACCGTCACGGTGTACCTCCCCTTCGTCTTCGAGCCGGCGTGCCTCAAGCTCATCGACGAGCTCGAGGACCCCGTGTCGTTCCCGGGCGGCGCGGGCCCGCGCCTCGGCGGCTTCGTCGACGGCGAGGTCATCTTCCCGAGCGGCACGCAGGAGTTCGACCGCGGCGTGTGGACGACGGTCCCTCTCCCCAAGAAGCCGACCGAGCGACGCGCGGCCTACCTCTTCGAGGCGTCGACGTCGCCGAACGGCGTGTTCCAGCTCCCGCCCGCCTCGCAGGCGATCACGCCGGAGACCGACGGCACCACCGGATACAAGTACTCGCTCCTCACCTTCCCCGGCAACGCGACCGTGTACGCGATCGCGGGGCTCGAGGACCGGAGCGATCCGGCGAACCCGCAGTTCACGCCGTACTCGATGGGCGTCGTGCGCGGCGTCAACGTCCCCTCGCGCGAGCGCGTCAGCGCGATCGACATCAAGATGGACATCTTGTTCGATCACGAGGTGCGCATCGCGGCCAACCCGCCGCCGCCCGCGATGCGCGGCCCCGATCGCTTCAACGCGTCGATCGCGCTCACCCTCGGCGCGAGCGGCTACGCGATCCTTCCGCGCGGCACGCGCACGAGCGCGCTCCCCACCCCCGAGGAGATCTCCTTCGTCGGCGTGCCCGCGCTCGATCGCGCGCTCGCGAACGAGCAGTACGTCATCGGCGGGATCGCGGCGACGGGCGACTTCCTCCAGCTCCCCGCGAGCGTGGTCTCGCGCGTGCGCACGAGCGACGCGAACGGCCCGGTGTCGCTCGGCGGCTTCCTCCCCGTCCCCGTGCCGAAGGCGCCGAGCGCCGGCGTCTGGAACGGCACGCGCGTCGAGGTCGAAGGGGTCGGCGCGAACGCGAGCCTCAACGAGCTCACCGTCTCCTCCGCCGACGGCCTCGTGGTCTGGACCATCATAGCGCCCGGCAACGTCTCCGCGTTCGACCTCCCGAACCTCGCCGCGCTCACGGCGGGGACGGAGGACGATCCGCCGGTGGGCATCCGCGAGGGCCGCGTCGTCACGAACGTCTACAGCGCGCGCATCGATCGCTTCGAGTACGGCGCGCTGCGGAGCGGGCAGCTCAGCGCGGGGGCGTGGAACGCCTACGCCGCCGACACCGTCGTCGGCGTCTACGCCCCGCCGGGGAAGTGACGATGCGTGCACGCGCGCTCGCGGCCGCGGCGCTCCTCGTTGCCGCCGGCTCGTGCCGGTTCGATCCGTCGTACCGCGACGAGCTCGAGCCGATCGTCGACCCCTGCGTCGAAGGCGTGGTGCAGTGCAGCGGCGCGACGCTCGCGCGCTGCGAGGGGAAGAAGCTCGTCCCGATCGACGAGTGCGGCGCGCGCTCGCTCACCTGCGCGCCGTCGCTGCTCCGCTGCACGCCCTGCCTCCCGGGCGGGACCGTGTGCGCGGGGCAGGAGCTCCATCGCTGCACGGCGGAGGGAGAGCTCGGGGAGACGATGGTCACCTGCGACGGCGACAAGGGCGAGGAGTGTCGGCTCGACGGCTGCGTGAACCTCTGCACCGAGGCGGCGCAGATCAAGTCGAACGTCGGCTGCGAGTATTGGGGCGTCGACCTCGACAACGCGGTGACCTCCTCCGGCAACGCGGCCGCGCAGCAATACGCGATCATCGTCAGCAACCCGCATCCGCAGATCGTCGCGCGCGTCACGGTGGAGGAGGACACCGCGAAGCCGGGCGAGCCCGCGAACGTCCGCACCGTCGCGCAGGCGTCGGTCGGCCCGCGCAGCCTCGAGGTCTTCCGCCTCGGCCCGAAGGAGGTCGACGGCTCGACGCCGGACGGACCGCCGAACAACGGCACCCACACCGCGCTCACGCGAGGTGCGTTCCGCGTCCGGTCGCACGTCCCGATCGTCGCGTACCAGTTCAACCCGCTCGACAACGTCAACGTCTTCTCGAACGACGCGTCGCTCCTCCTCCCGACCTTCGCCCTGACCACGACCGGGCGCCGCTCCTACGTCGTCGCGAGCTGGCCGCAGACGATCGCGCGGAGCGACGTGCCGGACACCACCTTCCGCTCCGACCTCCGCGCCTTCCTCACGATCGTGGGGACCGCGCCCGACACGAAGGTCCACCTGAAGACGAAGGCGCGCATCGTCCCCGGCGGCCCGTTCGAGGACGGCGTGCCGAAGGACGGCGAGGTCGACGCGACGCTGCAGCCGTTCGACGTCCTGAACCTCGAGACCGGCGACTTCAACGCCGACTTCACCGGCTCGCTCATCGACGCCGACGGTCCCGTCGTCGTGTTCGTCGGCAGCGAGGCGAGCGACGCCCCGTTCTTCGAGAAGCTCAGCGATCGCTACTGCTGCGCCGACCACCTCGAGGACCAGCTCACGCCGCTCCGCGCGGTCGGCAAGCGCTACGCGATCGGACGCGTCCCGAGCCGCACGCGCGCGCTCGCCTCCGCCGGGGCCGCGATCGCGCCGTTCAACGAGCCGGAGTACTACCGCGTCGTCGCCACCGCGGAGGGCGCGACGACGGTGACGACGACGCTCGGCGGCGAGCCCGCGACCTTCGTCCTCGACGGCGAGGGCGCGCACAAGACGTTCGCCGCCGATCGCGACTTCGTGCTCAACGCGACGAAACCCGTCATCGTCGCCGACGTGCAGGCGAGCCAGGACGCGGCCGGGATCAAGTCGAACCTCCCCGGCGGCGATCCGAGCATCACGCTCCTGCCGCCGGTCGAGCAGTGGCGCCTCGACAACGTCTTCCTCACGCCCGACAAATACTCGTTCGACTTCGTCGTCATCTCCGCCCCCGCCGGCGCGACCGTCTTCCTCGACGGCCTCCCCGTCGACGCGAAGCTCTGCGAGGTCGCGCCGAACGGCTTCGAGTTCCAGGTCTTTCGCTGCCAGCTCTCCTTCCCCGCCTACGACGCGGCGAAGGCGGAGCTGCTCCCCGGCCGCCAGAACGACGGCGTCCATCGCGTGCAGTCGGACGTGCCGGTGGGCGTGATCGTGTACGGCTTCGATCGGTTCGTCAGCTACGCCTACGCCGCGGGCACGCAGCTCGTCGACGTCGACCCGAACTGACGGATGCGGCGGGCGGTCGTCCTCCTCTCCGTCGGGCTCCTCGTCGCGGCGTGCCGCTTCGATCCCGCGTACCGCGACGTCCTCGAGCCGCTCGGCGCGACGTGCACCGAGGGCGCGATCGCGTGCCGGGGCGCGAAGCTCACCCGCTGCGACGCGAGCGCGATCACGGTGCTCGACGACTGCGGCGCGCGCGGGCTCGCCTGCGCCGACGTCCTCGGCGCGTGCTCCTTCTGTGTCCCCGGCGCCCTCGAGTGCGAGGGCAACGACGTCATGAAGTGCGCCGATGACGGGCAGACCCGCGACGTCGCCGAGCGCTGCGACGGCGCGGCCGGGATCGCCTGCGAGCGCGGCGCGTGCGTCGATCTCTGCGCCGACGCGCGGGCGAAGCGCTCGAACGTCGGCTGCGAGTACTGGCCGGTCGACCTCGACAACGTCGTGCTCCCCGACGGAAACGCCGCGATCCAGCAGTTCGCCGTCATCGTGACGAACCCGCACCCGACCCTCGCCGCGACGATCACGGTCGAGGAGGACCTCTCCGCGCCCGGCACGCCCGCCGCCGATCCGCGGAAGGTCCTCACCGTCTCGCTCCCGCCCGGACAGCTCGAGGTCATCAAGCTCGGGCCGAAGGAGGTCGACGGCTCGCCGCCGGGGATGCCGAACACCGGGACCGGGACCGCCCTCACGCGCGGCGCGTTCCGCCTTCGCTCGACGGCGCCGATCATCGCGTACCAGTTCAACCCGCTCGAGAACGTCAACGTGCGCTCCAACGACGCGACGGTGCTCCTCCCCACCTCCGCGCTCGCGGGCGAGAGCGTCCGCTACGTCGTCGCGGGCTGGCCGCAGACGATCGCGCAGACCGACGAGCCCGCGACGAACTACGGCCAGCATCTCCGCGCCTTCCTCACCGTCGTCGGCACCGCCCCCGACACGAAGGTGAAGATCACGCCGACCGCGCGCGTGATCGCGGGCGGTCCGTTCCCGCAAGGGATCGCGAAGGGGACGCCGATCGAGGTCACGCTCCAGCCCTTCGACGTCCTGAACCTCGAGACCGGCGACTTCAAGGCCGACTTCACCGGCTCCACCGTGCAGGCCGATCGCGCGATCGTCGTCTACGTCGGGAGCGAGGCGAGCGACGCGCCGATCTACGACGTCCTCCGCGACCGGCAGTGCTGCGCGGACCACCTCGAGACGCAGGTCGTCCCCGTCCGCGTCGTCGGCAAACGCTACGCGATCGGCCGCATGCCGAACCGCAGCCGCGCCGTGAGCGCCGCCGGCGCGCCGGTCGGGCTCTCGCCGGAGCCGGAGCTCTACCGCGTCGTCGCGGCGACCGAAGGGACGACCCACGTGACGACGACGCTCGATCCGCCGTGGGACGCCTTCGACCTCGACGGCGCCGGCGCGAACGTGATCATCGACGCGCTCCGCGACTTCCGGCTCGAGGCGTCGGCGCCGGTCCTCGTCGCCGACGTGCAGGTCGGCCAGCAAGCGGCCGGCATCCGGATCGAGAGCGGCCTCCCCGGCGGCGATCCGAGCTTGCTCCTCGTCCCGCCGATCGAGCAATGGCGGAGCGAATACGTCGTCCTCACGCCCGACAAATACGCGTTCGACTTCCTCGTCGTCACCGCGCCGAACGGCGTCTCGGTCTTCGTCGACGGGCTGCCGGCGGGCCCCGGGCTCTGCGACGTGAACGCGGACGCGACGACGGGCTTCACCGTGTACCGCTGCCAGCTCTCGTTCCCGATCCTCGATCCGGCGCGCCAGCCGCCCGACAACGTCCAGCCCGGGGAGCAGAACGACGGAGTCCATCGCGTCGTCGCCGACGCGCCGGTGAGCGTCCTCGTCTACGGCTTCGACTACCGCGTAAGCTACGCGTACGCCGGCGGCACCGAGCTCGTCGACATCAACCCCGATTGATCGGCGCGCCTACCGCGTGTAGCGCATCGGCGCGAGCTTCCACTCCGTGAGGAGCGGGATCCGCGCGGACGGACCCGACTGCCGGACGGCGCGCGCGCAGTCCTCGTCCGTGATGCGGCGCGGACCGAACGGCGACGCGTCGGAGGCGTCGGAGTCCATGAGGAGCGTCGGCGTGTCGACGCCGTAGTCGTCGGGGTGACCGGGCTCGTCGAGGATCACGTGCCCGAGCTCGTGCGCGAGGGTGAGGCTCGTCCGCCGCGCGCGCACGCCGGCGCGATCGAGGATGACGACGTTGCGCATGCTGGAGCCGTCGCTGCCGATGAACGACTCGCCGATGCGGCCGCCGCCGCCGAAGAACGGGACGACGATGACCTCGATCGTCCGCGGATCGCCGTCGTCGACCGCCTTCACGAGCGCGCGCTCCTCGAGCGTGCCCGCGACGGAGTCGGTGTCGCCGAAGTGCTGGAGGCCGTCGCTCAGGTCGACCGCGCCGACGCGGACCGTCATCGTCTTCTCGGTCGACGAAGACAGCTCCGCGTTCGCGAGCTGGCCATCGGCCTTGCGGAGCAGCACGTCGACGCTCGGCGCCGCGCCGGACGAGATGCGCGCGTTCTCGGAGACCGCCGCCTTGAAGCCGGCCGCGAGCGCGACGCGCTGCAGCTCGAGCGCGGCCTGGCGCGTGGACCATCCCGGCTTCAGCGTGAACGCGACCGCCTTGCCTTCGATCTTGAGCCGCACGTCGCCGCCGGTCGCGGGGAGACCGAGGTCGTCGCCGAGCGCGACGAGGTAGGCCGGCGGCGGGTTCACGAGCTTCACGTCGAGCTGGGAGGTGACGCCGAACGAGAGGCCGCACTGGCCCCACGTCGCCGACGCGACCGCGAGCTCCTGCCGGACCGCCGCGATCGCGCCCGCGTCGGTGCCGCCGACCGACGGCGCGCCGCCGGGCGTGAGGCGCATGACGATCGGCCGGATCGTGACGCGGTAACGCCCGATCGCGCCGGCGCTCGTGTGGCGCGGGCCCGCGACGCGGATCGCCTGGAGCTTCTTCCCCTTCGCGTCGCGCACGACGATCGCGCCGCCGACCTCGGCCTTCAGCGATCGCATCGAGACGAGCGGGTGGCGACGGTCGACGTCGTCGACGACGAGGCGGAGCGGCGCGCTCGCGACGCAGGCGAGGTCGGCGCGACCGGCGTCGCACGCCGCGCGGGCGAAGGGCGGAGAGAGGGTGTCGATCGACGTACCGTCGGCGGCGAGGGACTCGACCGCGATCGTGCCGAGCGACGCGCCGAGCGGCGACGAGAGC
It contains:
- a CDS encoding IPT/TIG domain-containing protein, which encodes MALGPVALGVFGACLPGAGPGLALDDAAAPDFQLGGDGGAVRVDADLGDPFAIVGLTPSHGPFTGGTRTRIDGRGFSSKLRVFVREREVPSESVLASDPTRAAIDTPPGEPGFAEVKVRDDKTGMERVLANGFFYDPVVISPSSGATSGGTRIALEGSGTSWVAGTTVSIGGAACSDVVVRSATRLECVTPAGAPGAKDLVVTVPGASPVQVRDAFTYSDSVDGFRGGLSGGALAGRIKVIAFDQLLGIPLPGAHVIVGDDLASRRRTAESGVVEIPDITTDKVTITVAAKCHAPITYVDVPVDTVTVYLPFVFEPACLKLIDELEDPVSFPGGAGPRLGGFVDGEVIFPSGTQEFDRGVWTTVPLPKKPTERRAAYLFEASTSPNGVFQLPPASQAITPETDGTTGYKYSLLTFPGNATVYAIAGLEDRSDPANPQFTPYSMGVVRGVNVPSRERVSAIDIKMDILFDHEVRIAANPPPPAMRGPDRFNASIALTLGASGYAILPRGTRTSALPTPEEISFVGVPALDRALANEQYVIGGIAATGDFLQLPASVVSRVRTSDANGPVSLGGFLPVPVPKAPSAGVWNGTRVEVEGVGANASLNELTVSSADGLVVWTIIAPGNVSAFDLPNLAALTAGTEDDPPVGIREGRVVTNVYSARIDRFEYGALRSGQLSAGAWNAYAADTVVGVYAPPGK
- a CDS encoding IgGFc-binding protein; protein product: MRRAVVLLSVGLLVAACRFDPAYRDVLEPLGATCTEGAIACRGAKLTRCDASAITVLDDCGARGLACADVLGACSFCVPGALECEGNDVMKCADDGQTRDVAERCDGAAGIACERGACVDLCADARAKRSNVGCEYWPVDLDNVVLPDGNAAIQQFAVIVTNPHPTLAATITVEEDLSAPGTPAADPRKVLTVSLPPGQLEVIKLGPKEVDGSPPGMPNTGTGTALTRGAFRLRSTAPIIAYQFNPLENVNVRSNDATVLLPTSALAGESVRYVVAGWPQTIAQTDEPATNYGQHLRAFLTVVGTAPDTKVKITPTARVIAGGPFPQGIAKGTPIEVTLQPFDVLNLETGDFKADFTGSTVQADRAIVVYVGSEASDAPIYDVLRDRQCCADHLETQVVPVRVVGKRYAIGRMPNRSRAVSAAGAPVGLSPEPELYRVVAATEGTTHVTTTLDPPWDAFDLDGAGANVIIDALRDFRLEASAPVLVADVQVGQQAAGIRIESGLPGGDPSLLLVPPIEQWRSEYVVLTPDKYAFDFLVVTAPNGVSVFVDGLPAGPGLCDVNADATTGFTVYRCQLSFPILDPARQPPDNVQPGEQNDGVHRVVADAPVSVLVYGFDYRVSYAYAGGTELVDINPD
- a CDS encoding IgGFc-binding protein, which translates into the protein MRARALAAAALLVAAGSCRFDPSYRDELEPIVDPCVEGVVQCSGATLARCEGKKLVPIDECGARSLTCAPSLLRCTPCLPGGTVCAGQELHRCTAEGELGETMVTCDGDKGEECRLDGCVNLCTEAAQIKSNVGCEYWGVDLDNAVTSSGNAAAQQYAIIVSNPHPQIVARVTVEEDTAKPGEPANVRTVAQASVGPRSLEVFRLGPKEVDGSTPDGPPNNGTHTALTRGAFRVRSHVPIVAYQFNPLDNVNVFSNDASLLLPTFALTTTGRRSYVVASWPQTIARSDVPDTTFRSDLRAFLTIVGTAPDTKVHLKTKARIVPGGPFEDGVPKDGEVDATLQPFDVLNLETGDFNADFTGSLIDADGPVVVFVGSEASDAPFFEKLSDRYCCADHLEDQLTPLRAVGKRYAIGRVPSRTRALASAGAAIAPFNEPEYYRVVATAEGATTVTTTLGGEPATFVLDGEGAHKTFAADRDFVLNATKPVIVADVQASQDAAGIKSNLPGGDPSITLLPPVEQWRLDNVFLTPDKYSFDFVVISAPAGATVFLDGLPVDAKLCEVAPNGFEFQVFRCQLSFPAYDAAKAELLPGRQNDGVHRVQSDVPVGVIVYGFDRFVSYAYAAGTQLVDVDPN